In Duganella zoogloeoides, a single genomic region encodes these proteins:
- a CDS encoding TonB-dependent receptor plug domain-containing protein, translated as MSLPILAASMLLAAPSTPATPIVAEAPQQIDITAARADVRQRETTTAIVVTHAELVRQGDQTLADALKRLPGISISGVPGQGGEISMRGLGKGYTQILLNGEPVATGFSLDSVAPEMIERVEILRSATAASSNQAVAGSINIILKKAARRGQRSLAASATRRGGTTSPTLTAQLSDQADKLSYSIAATLSRQRTEEAIADDETLTSDDGVVTLRRHTPQPKSSRNDNLTLTPRVSWTLGGGDTLAWQGFANLRHFDVRNRADEQTLVGDASEFPHFVSDYHARITMLRSDLQWNHNLANGDKLETKLGANSNRRSTGYDFYGMDANGAPAVHRHVDAGPTETAVTFTGTWRHPVGARHALAIGWDASRARRDEDRSETIFDGAGTRTEASNADYSAVVKRLALFAQDEWEISKQFSVYAGLRHERLQTASRALAANSPDALDVTSAVWSPSLQARYALPNRDVLRLALARTYKAPTLAKLVPRRYTMDNNNNPTNPDEQGNPLLRPELAWGLDAAYERYLGDGALASVSVYWRRIRDVTQTRLFQEGSVWVQTPFNNGNASVHGIELEAKLPLHRLLGWTAAPAVDLRANLARNWSRVDSVAGPHNTLEEQVPVTANLGADYKLPGGAWTVGGDFTYKGGVTAQQSTQLRLGTSPGRQLDLYALWKLDAQTQLRVAGSNLLHQQSRDWQQFQATGLRARSTITPTSAAVRVMVEHQFR; from the coding sequence ATGTCACTTCCGATACTGGCCGCCAGCATGCTGCTGGCCGCGCCATCCACGCCAGCCACGCCCATCGTTGCCGAAGCACCGCAGCAGATCGACATCACCGCCGCCCGCGCCGACGTGCGCCAGCGCGAAACCACCACCGCCATCGTCGTCACCCACGCCGAGCTGGTACGCCAGGGCGACCAGACCCTGGCCGACGCCCTCAAGCGCCTGCCCGGCATCAGCATCTCGGGCGTGCCCGGCCAGGGCGGCGAGATCAGCATGCGCGGCCTGGGCAAGGGTTACACCCAGATCCTGCTCAACGGCGAGCCGGTGGCGACCGGTTTCTCGCTCGACTCGGTGGCGCCCGAGATGATCGAGCGGGTGGAAATCCTGCGCAGCGCCACGGCAGCGTCGAGCAACCAGGCGGTGGCCGGCAGCATCAACATCATCCTGAAAAAGGCGGCCAGGCGCGGCCAGCGGTCGCTGGCCGCCAGCGCCACCCGCCGTGGCGGCACCACGTCGCCCACCCTTACCGCGCAGTTGTCGGACCAGGCGGATAAGCTCTCGTACAGCATAGCCGCCACGCTGTCGCGCCAGCGCACCGAGGAAGCCATTGCCGACGACGAAACACTGACCAGTGATGACGGCGTGGTCACGCTGCGGCGCCATACGCCGCAACCGAAGTCCAGCCGCAACGACAATTTGACCTTGACGCCGCGCGTGAGCTGGACCCTGGGCGGCGGCGACACCCTAGCCTGGCAAGGCTTCGCCAACCTGCGCCATTTCGATGTGCGCAACCGCGCCGACGAGCAAACGCTGGTGGGCGATGCCAGCGAATTTCCGCATTTTGTGTCGGACTACCACGCCCGCATCACCATGCTGCGCAGCGACCTGCAGTGGAACCACAATCTCGCCAACGGCGACAAGCTCGAAACCAAATTGGGCGCCAACAGCAACCGCCGTAGCACTGGCTACGATTTTTATGGCATGGACGCGAACGGCGCGCCGGCCGTGCACCGCCACGTCGATGCCGGTCCCACCGAAACGGCCGTGACGTTCACCGGTACCTGGCGCCACCCGGTGGGTGCGCGCCACGCGCTGGCGATCGGCTGGGACGCCAGCCGGGCGCGCCGCGACGAAGACCGCAGCGAAACCATTTTTGACGGCGCCGGCACCCGGACGGAGGCCAGCAACGCCGACTACAGCGCCGTGGTCAAACGCCTGGCGCTGTTCGCGCAGGACGAATGGGAAATATCGAAACAGTTTTCGGTGTATGCGGGACTGCGCCACGAGCGCCTGCAAACGGCCAGTCGCGCGCTGGCGGCCAATTCGCCCGATGCGCTCGATGTCACATCGGCCGTGTGGAGTCCGTCGCTGCAGGCACGCTACGCACTGCCCAACCGGGACGTGCTGCGCCTGGCGCTGGCGCGCACGTACAAGGCGCCGACGCTGGCCAAGCTGGTGCCGCGCCGCTACACCATGGACAATAACAACAACCCGACCAATCCCGACGAACAAGGCAACCCGCTGTTGCGCCCCGAACTGGCCTGGGGCCTCGACGCCGCCTACGAGCGCTACCTGGGCGACGGCGCCCTGGCCAGCGTAAGCGTGTACTGGCGCCGCATCCGCGACGTCACGCAAACCCGCCTGTTCCAGGAGGGCAGCGTGTGGGTGCAGACGCCGTTCAACAACGGCAACGCCAGCGTGCATGGCATCGAACTGGAAGCGAAACTGCCGCTGCATCGTCTGCTGGGCTGGACGGCGGCGCCGGCGGTGGACCTGCGCGCCAACCTGGCGCGCAACTGGTCGCGCGTGGACAGCGTGGCCGGCCCCCACAACACACTCGAAGAACAGGTGCCGGTCACCGCCAACCTCGGCGCGGACTACAAGCTGCCCGGCGGCGCCTGGACCGTCGGCGGCGACTTCACCTACAAGGGCGGCGTCACCGCGCAGCAATCAACGCAGCTGCGGCTGGGCACGTCGCCAGGCCGCCAGCTGGACCTGTATGCACTGTGGAAGCTCGACGCCCAAACCCAGCTGCGCGTGGCGGGATCCAATCTGCTGCACCAGCAGTCCCGCGACTGGCAGCAGTTCCAGGCCACCGGCCTGCGCGCGCGTTCCACCATCACGCCCACCAGCGCCGCCGTGCGCGTGATGGTGGAACACCAGTTCCGGTAG
- a CDS encoding M23/M56 family metallopeptidase, protein MSALTMATPTLLLWQWLLACFGCVLAGLLVHAALTLATRTWPALHGQRLVWLAAQAVVAAVTLLPFLPALDRAAMPTLIVAVPAPLAPALPSSIVRTGTTPAAVTAPPTIFTATASAVAETRTRVGASADITAATPATAITTVNPAPFTVTVAALLAWVPLLWAAIYCAGLACAVRRMLRAWRLWRGLLGGARRLSRQALGAHGGFDARQLYDIARHRVTVMETDAAVSPMLVGAWRPVLLLPRHLRDFPVIEQQMVIAHELQHRRARDPWLLGGSALVQTLLWFNPAPRWFGARLAWAVELACDRRVLAGRPPQQRKQYAGALLAQWRAQLLAPPAAALAFGGADAHTVGERIEQLRHARAPALPAAGAWTVAVMLIGVLTGGALLRPALAVGTVPALAADTSPVPAGPVVAPTAPAASASTSAPIAWHNPLDKMRVSGFFGVMRSVSPRPSQGLDLPAPVGTPVRAAAAGTVLAAGKLDENNGRYGTTVLIASGDGNLTQALYAHLDTTAVQPGAKVAAGQVIGTVGVTGFTTGPHLHFQLRQNGRAIDPATVLAGLDQHATRRALAVRRQQLGY, encoded by the coding sequence ATGAGCGCGCTGACGATGGCAACGCCCACGCTGCTGCTGTGGCAATGGCTGCTGGCCTGCTTCGGCTGCGTGCTGGCCGGACTGCTGGTGCATGCGGCGCTCACACTGGCAACACGCACCTGGCCGGCACTGCACGGCCAGCGCCTGGTGTGGCTGGCTGCGCAAGCCGTGGTGGCCGCAGTTACGCTGCTGCCGTTTCTGCCGGCGCTGGACCGGGCGGCGATGCCAACGTTGATTGTCGCCGTGCCCGCGCCGCTCGCCCCGGCGCTGCCTTCGTCAATCGTGCGTACCGGAACCACGCCTGCTGCGGTCACTGCACCGCCAACTATTTTCACTGCGACAGCAAGTGCCGTTGCCGAAACCAGGACCAGGGTCGGCGCGAGCGCTGATATTACCGCTGCCACGCCTGCGACTGCGATTACTACAGTCAATCCCGCGCCCTTCACCGTTACTGTAGCGGCGCTGCTTGCCTGGGTACCGTTGCTCTGGGCCGCCATCTACTGTGCCGGCCTGGCCTGTGCCGTGCGGCGCATGTTGCGCGCCTGGCGGTTGTGGCGCGGCCTGCTGGGCGGCGCACGGCGCCTGTCGCGGCAGGCGCTGGGCGCGCACGGCGGCTTCGACGCGCGCCAGCTGTATGACATCGCCCGCCACCGCGTGACGGTGATGGAAACCGATGCGGCGGTCTCGCCGATGCTGGTGGGCGCATGGCGGCCGGTGCTGCTGCTGCCACGCCACCTGCGTGATTTTCCCGTGATCGAACAACAGATGGTCATCGCCCACGAACTGCAACACCGCCGTGCGCGCGATCCCTGGCTGCTGGGCGGGTCGGCCCTGGTGCAAACGCTGTTGTGGTTCAATCCCGCGCCGCGCTGGTTCGGCGCGCGCCTGGCCTGGGCGGTGGAACTGGCATGCGACCGCCGCGTGCTGGCCGGTCGCCCGCCGCAGCAGCGCAAACAGTACGCTGGCGCCCTGCTGGCCCAGTGGCGCGCGCAACTGCTTGCGCCGCCTGCAGCCGCCCTCGCCTTTGGCGGCGCCGACGCGCACACGGTGGGCGAGCGCATCGAACAGCTGCGCCACGCCAGGGCGCCTGCGTTGCCAGCTGCCGGCGCCTGGACCGTGGCGGTAATGCTGATCGGTGTGCTGACTGGTGGCGCATTGCTGCGCCCCGCACTGGCGGTAGGCACTGTGCCGGCATTAGCAGCGGACACTTCGCCGGTGCCAGCAGGACCTGTCGTGGCGCCCACCGCGCCGGCCGCTTCGGCGTCAACGTCAGCCCCCATCGCCTGGCACAACCCGCTCGACAAGATGCGTGTCTCCGGCTTTTTCGGCGTGATGCGCAGCGTTTCGCCACGGCCCAGCCAGGGTCTCGACCTGCCGGCGCCGGTGGGCACGCCGGTGCGCGCAGCTGCTGCCGGTACCGTGCTCGCTGCCGGCAAGCTGGACGAAAACAACGGCCGCTACGGCACCACCGTCCTCATCGCCAGCGGTGATGGCAATCTCACCCAGGCGCTCTACGCCCACCTGGACACCACGGCGGTGCAACCGGGCGCAAAGGTGGCGGCGGGCCAGGTCATCGGCACCGTCGGCGTGACCGGCTTTACCACCGGCCCGCACCTGCACTTCCAGCTGCGCCAGAACGGCCGGGCCATCGATCCCGCCACCGTGCTTGCCGGTCTCGACCAGCATGCGACCAGGCGCGCACTTGCCGTGCGGCGCCAGCAACTGGGCTATTAA
- a CDS encoding BlaI/MecI/CopY family transcriptional regulator — protein MSNPIPSVSELTLLKALWKQQPLSAREIHDAAADELAWSFSSTRKTLDRMLDKDMIAVHVMHGVNVYSPRLDKVGTLAAFAHDFGRRVMELDAPLPVAMFTGSKLVDQQELSRLEQMLNDWPDDAAEQP, from the coding sequence ATGTCCAATCCTATCCCGTCGGTCAGCGAACTGACCTTGCTCAAGGCGCTGTGGAAGCAGCAACCGCTGAGCGCCCGTGAAATCCACGACGCTGCCGCCGACGAACTGGCGTGGTCGTTCTCATCGACCCGCAAGACGCTCGACCGCATGCTCGACAAGGACATGATCGCGGTTCACGTCATGCACGGCGTCAATGTGTACAGCCCCCGGCTTGACAAGGTGGGCACGCTGGCCGCGTTCGCCCACGACTTCGGCCGCCGCGTGATGGAACTGGATGCACCGCTGCCGGTGGCGATGTTCACCGGCAGCAAGCTGGTGGACCAGCAGGAACTGTCCCGGCTCGAACAAATGCTCAACGACTGGCCGGACGACGCGGCGGAACAGCCATGA
- the trhA gene encoding PAQR family membrane homeostasis protein TrhA → MYYGERFNSITHTVGAALAAAGGIVLIVLAARSGDPWKVVSFSIFAATLFGLYLVSTLYHSLRGRAKDVLRQMDYCAIYLLIAGTYTPFTLVSLRGPWGWSLFGVVWGLALVGIVQELWFAKGKRILSLVIYVAMGWVGVIGASPLIAALGMDGFLWIAGGGVVYTVGIAFFVTDHKWRYGHGVWHLFVLGGSACHFAAVLLYVA, encoded by the coding sequence ATGTATTACGGAGAGCGCTTCAACAGCATCACCCACACGGTGGGCGCAGCCCTGGCAGCGGCAGGTGGCATTGTTCTGATCGTATTGGCCGCGCGCAGCGGCGATCCCTGGAAAGTGGTGAGCTTCAGCATTTTTGCCGCCACCCTGTTCGGGCTGTACCTGGTCTCCACGCTGTATCACAGCCTGCGCGGCCGCGCCAAGGACGTGCTGCGGCAGATGGATTACTGCGCCATCTACCTGCTCATTGCCGGCACCTATACGCCGTTCACGCTGGTGAGCCTGCGCGGACCGTGGGGCTGGTCGTTGTTCGGCGTGGTGTGGGGGCTGGCGCTGGTGGGCATTGTCCAGGAGCTGTGGTTCGCCAAGGGCAAGCGCATCCTGTCGCTGGTGATTTACGTGGCCATGGGCTGGGTGGGCGTGATTGGCGCCAGCCCGCTGATTGCGGCGCTGGGCATGGACGGCTTCCTCTGGATCGCCGGAGGCGGCGTGGTGTACACGGTGGGCATCGCTTTTTTTGTGACCGATCACAAGTGGCGCTACGGCCACGGCGTGTGGCACCTGTTCGTACTGGGCGGGAGCGCCTGCCACTTTGCCGCCGTGCTGTTGTACGTGGCGTGA
- a CDS encoding LysR family transcriptional regulator: MDINSDDLKTFITVIDSGTLSAASVHLGQTTSGVSRALSRLEDKLATSLLTRTTRRMELTEEGQLFLERARAILGAMEEAEETIRIRRQQPAGRLCVDAASPFMLHCVVPHVAEFRALYPEIRLELSSNDQITDLIEHRTDIAIRIGTLPDSTLHARALSASPLYVLASPDYLARHGAPRTPEDLANHSLLGFAQYEQGNSWPLQHANGNSLAVTPSLSASSGETLRQLALAGQGIVCLADFMTRADIADGHLVKVLEDSYTGYRQQIHAVYYRNTQLARRIGCFLDFLQQKL; the protein is encoded by the coding sequence GTGGACATTAATTCGGACGATCTGAAAACCTTCATCACCGTGATCGACAGCGGCACCCTCAGCGCTGCCTCGGTGCACCTGGGCCAGACCACGTCGGGCGTGAGCCGGGCGTTGTCGCGGCTCGAGGACAAGCTGGCTACCTCGCTGCTCACGCGCACCACGCGCCGCATGGAATTGACCGAAGAAGGCCAGTTGTTCCTCGAGCGCGCACGCGCCATCCTGGGCGCCATGGAAGAAGCCGAGGAAACCATCCGCATCCGCCGCCAGCAGCCGGCCGGCCGCCTGTGCGTGGATGCGGCCTCGCCGTTCATGCTCCATTGCGTGGTGCCGCACGTGGCGGAATTCCGCGCGCTGTACCCGGAGATCCGGCTCGAGTTGAGCAGCAACGACCAGATCACCGACCTGATCGAACACCGCACCGACATTGCGATCCGCATCGGCACGCTGCCCGACTCCACCTTGCACGCGCGGGCGCTGTCCGCCAGTCCGCTGTACGTGCTGGCCAGTCCCGACTACCTGGCGCGGCACGGCGCGCCGCGCACGCCGGAAGACCTGGCCAATCATTCGCTGCTGGGCTTTGCCCAGTACGAGCAGGGCAACAGCTGGCCGCTGCAGCACGCCAACGGCAACAGCCTGGCCGTCACGCCGTCGCTGTCCGCCTCCAGCGGCGAGACCTTGCGCCAGCTGGCGCTGGCCGGGCAGGGCATCGTGTGCCTGGCCGACTTCATGACCCGCGCCGACATCGCTGACGGCCACCTGGTCAAGGTGCTCGAAGACAGCTATACCGGCTACCGCCAGCAAATCCACGCGGTCTATTACCGCAACACGCAACTGGCGCGGCGCATCGGCTGCTTCCTCGATTTTCTCCAGCAGAAGTTGTAA
- a CDS encoding LiaF transmembrane domain-containing protein — MNVETVYKWRQQLVWGIGLIVVGVVVLLQRADLIDLDLRVSELWRYWPWLLVISGLTQVIPPTTPAYLLSGLWSFFFAGWWYVSFNRIWGWGFGDTWPALIVACGVGLLLRPLLENIFDAHKEQK, encoded by the coding sequence ATGAATGTGGAAACCGTTTATAAATGGCGCCAGCAACTGGTGTGGGGCATCGGCCTGATCGTGGTGGGGGTGGTCGTGCTGTTGCAGCGCGCCGACCTGATCGACCTCGACCTGCGCGTGTCCGAGCTGTGGCGCTACTGGCCCTGGCTGCTGGTGATCAGCGGCCTGACGCAAGTTATTCCGCCCACCACGCCCGCCTATCTGCTCAGCGGCCTGTGGAGCTTCTTCTTCGCCGGCTGGTGGTACGTATCGTTCAACCGCATCTGGGGCTGGGGTTTCGGTGACACCTGGCCGGCGCTGATCGTCGCCTGCGGCGTCGGCCTGCTGCTGCGCCCCCTGCTGGAAAATATCTTCGACGCCCACAAGGAGCAAAAATGA
- a CDS encoding LiaI-LiaF-like domain-containing protein — MSRIAKTNPKAQMVLGLLVVVIGLLFLVDNLGWIDLDFRRLLVPTALLLAGVLKLTHTRTNSGNVVGVVLVCVGSIGVLRGIGFLDFDWRDIWPVVLIIVGIGIVYKASNAANGTGSSGDWAGGDDPKAAFLAPGDDYVKSERGADGDDVINFVSVVGTSNRRVNTQNFRGGEVTAILGSADLDLRQASIQGDAVLNIFSLAGGITIKVPVDWVVVMEGTAIIGGFEEKTAPPAGTGKRLVVRGYAILGGLEVRN; from the coding sequence ATGAGCCGCATCGCCAAAACCAATCCCAAGGCGCAAATGGTGCTGGGCCTGCTCGTGGTCGTCATCGGCCTGCTGTTCCTGGTCGATAACCTGGGCTGGATCGACCTCGATTTCCGCCGCCTGCTGGTGCCCACCGCGCTGCTGCTGGCCGGGGTGCTCAAGCTTACCCACACGCGTACCAATTCCGGCAACGTGGTGGGCGTGGTGCTGGTCTGCGTGGGCAGCATCGGCGTATTGCGCGGCATCGGCTTCCTCGATTTCGACTGGCGCGATATCTGGCCCGTGGTACTGATCATTGTCGGTATCGGCATCGTGTATAAAGCCAGCAACGCCGCCAATGGCACCGGCAGCAGCGGCGACTGGGCCGGTGGCGACGATCCCAAGGCCGCGTTCCTGGCGCCCGGCGACGACTACGTCAAGTCAGAGCGCGGCGCCGACGGCGACGACGTCATCAACTTCGTCTCGGTAGTGGGCACGTCCAACCGGCGCGTGAATACGCAGAATTTTCGCGGCGGCGAAGTGACCGCCATCCTCGGCAGCGCCGATCTCGACCTGCGCCAGGCCTCGATCCAGGGCGATGCTGTGCTCAATATCTTCTCGCTGGCCGGCGGCATCACCATCAAGGTGCCGGTGGACTGGGTGGTGGTGATGGAGGGTACCGCGATCATCGGCGGCTTCGAAGAAAAAACCGCGCCGCCTGCCGGTACCGGCAAGCGCCTGGTCGTGCGCGGCTACGCCATCCTTGGCGGCCTGGAAGTGCGCAACTAG
- a CDS encoding sensor histidine kinase — protein sequence MLEAFSNRRGAAIYMVVWLFFGLALGGVIALTSDTPLANAMLFAIPLNMVYALVAGYSAYYLCRAYPLGARPAGTVAAVLTVAAVVSGVLWLLVGHLWNAVTALPDLAWAGIVLTPQLSALIVGLGILLYGCAAAVHYLVIEFVRARSAERRELESQLLAQEAELRMLRTQIDPHFLFNSLNSISALTSCDAGAARRMTLELASFFRQSLGMEAHKMVTLGEELVLIRHFLAIEQVRFGDRLRVACAVDDAAQACLVPPMLIQPLVENAVKHGICNLPEGGVIRIAAQRAGSLLHIRVDNPVDEDLHAGTGGSGIGLANVRQRLARAYKHEASIRWGRQDNNFNVDIAMPAHTTADRE from the coding sequence ATGCTCGAAGCGTTCTCGAACCGTCGCGGCGCCGCCATCTACATGGTGGTGTGGCTGTTCTTCGGCCTGGCGCTTGGTGGCGTGATCGCGCTGACCAGCGATACGCCGCTGGCCAACGCCATGCTGTTCGCGATCCCGCTGAACATGGTCTATGCGCTGGTGGCCGGCTACTCCGCCTACTACCTGTGCCGCGCCTATCCGCTCGGTGCGCGCCCGGCCGGCACCGTCGCTGCGGTGCTGACGGTGGCGGCGGTGGTGTCGGGCGTGCTGTGGCTGCTGGTCGGGCACTTGTGGAATGCGGTGACCGCGCTGCCGGACCTGGCGTGGGCCGGCATCGTGCTCACGCCGCAGCTCTCGGCGTTGATCGTGGGCCTGGGCATACTGCTCTACGGCTGCGCGGCGGCGGTGCACTACCTGGTGATCGAATTCGTGCGGGCCAGGAGCGCCGAGCGGCGCGAGCTCGAATCGCAGCTGCTGGCGCAGGAGGCCGAACTGCGCATGCTGCGCACCCAGATCGATCCGCACTTCCTGTTCAACAGCCTCAATTCGATCAGCGCGCTCACGTCCTGCGACGCCGGCGCCGCGCGCCGCATGACGCTGGAGCTGGCCAGCTTCTTCCGCCAGAGCCTGGGCATGGAGGCGCACAAGATGGTCACGCTGGGCGAGGAACTGGTGCTGATCCGGCACTTCCTGGCAATTGAACAGGTGCGCTTCGGCGACCGGTTGCGGGTGGCGTGCGCGGTGGACGACGCGGCGCAGGCCTGCCTGGTGCCGCCCATGCTGATCCAGCCGCTGGTGGAAAACGCCGTCAAGCACGGCATCTGCAACCTGCCCGAGGGCGGCGTGATCCGCATCGCGGCGCAGCGCGCCGGTTCGTTGCTGCATATCCGGGTGGACAATCCGGTGGACGAGGATCTGCACGCAGGCACGGGCGGCAGCGGCATCGGCCTGGCCAATGTGCGCCAGCGCCTGGCGCGCGCCTACAAGCACGAGGCCAGCATCCGGTGGGGGCGCCAGGACAACAACTTCAACGTGGACATCGCCATGCCGGCGCACACCACAGCCGACAGGGAATAG
- a CDS encoding LytR/AlgR family response regulator transcription factor encodes MRVLIVDDEMLARAVVREYLGAHADIEIVGECANGFEAVKAITELAPDLVLLDIQMPKLDGFEVAELAGNQTRYIFATAFDQYAIKAFEFHALDYLLKPFSQQRLDQALAHARANISQGAGDAAIERLVRDAASRKQPLDRVLIRDGARVHVVACDRIDYIEAQDDYVRIRADGKDYLKSQRLAELEAQLDSARFLRIHRSCIVNIGRIDRIEQATRDSHVAILKDGSRLPVSRSGYQKVRAALL; translated from the coding sequence ATGCGGGTATTGATCGTCGACGATGAAATGCTGGCGCGCGCCGTGGTGCGCGAGTACCTCGGTGCGCATGCCGATATCGAAATCGTCGGCGAATGCGCCAACGGCTTCGAGGCGGTAAAAGCCATCACCGAGCTGGCGCCCGACCTGGTACTGCTCGACATCCAGATGCCCAAGCTCGACGGCTTCGAGGTGGCCGAGCTGGCCGGCAACCAGACCCGCTACATCTTCGCCACCGCGTTCGACCAGTACGCGATCAAGGCATTCGAATTCCACGCGCTCGACTACCTGCTCAAACCCTTCAGCCAGCAGCGGCTGGACCAGGCGCTGGCGCACGCGCGCGCCAACATCTCCCAAGGCGCCGGCGACGCCGCCATCGAACGCCTGGTGCGCGACGCCGCCAGCCGCAAGCAGCCGCTGGACCGGGTGCTGATCCGCGACGGCGCCAGGGTCCACGTGGTGGCCTGCGACCGGATCGACTATATCGAGGCGCAGGACGATTACGTGCGCATCCGCGCCGACGGCAAGGACTATCTGAAAAGCCAGCGCCTGGCGGAGCTGGAAGCGCAGCTCGACAGCGCGCGCTTCCTGCGCATCCACCGCTCGTGCATTGTCAACATCGGCCGCATCGATCGCATCGAGCAGGCCACGCGGGACAGCCACGTCGCCATACTCAAGGACGGCAGCCGGCTGCCGGTCAGCCGCAGCGGCTATCAAAAGGTGCGCGCGGCGCTGCTGTAG